A genomic stretch from Arachis stenosperma cultivar V10309 chromosome 3, arast.V10309.gnm1.PFL2, whole genome shotgun sequence includes:
- the LOC130967861 gene encoding uridylate kinase PUMPKIN, chloroplastic, producing the protein MAISAPLLSFSSSSSFSASLFPCSKPSSYSISKLLSKSSSYAIRSSYSEVGSSPESFNFRKPEIPSMSPFALSMNESSNQPIKWQRVLLKVSGEALAGDHSQNIDPKITMAIAREVAAVTRLGIEVAIVVGGGNIFRGSSWAGCSGLDRSSADYIGMLATVMNAIFLQATMESIGIPTRVQTAFRMSEVAEPYIRRRAVRHLEKGRVVIFAAGTGNPFFTTDTAAALRCAEINAEVVLKATNVDGVYDDDPRRNPQARLLDTLTYQEVTSKDLSVMDMTAITLCQENNIPVVVFNLNKPGNIEKAIKGERVGTLIGPTWNSTIPRT; encoded by the exons ATGGCTATCTCCGCCCCTCtcctttctttctcttcttcttcttccttctctgCGTCCCTCTTTCCTTGTTCCAAGCCTTCTTCTTATTCCATTTCCAAGCTTCTTTCTAAGTCATCCTCCTATGCCATTCGCTCTTCTTATTCCGAAGTGGGCTCTTCCCCTGAATCCTTCAATTTCAG GAAGCCTGAAATTCCATCCATGTCTCCGTTTGCGCTGTCAATGAATGAATCCAGCAACCAACCCATCAAGTGGCAAAGGGTATTGCTCAAAGTCAGTGGAGAAGCTCTTGCCGGAGATCACTCCCAGAATATTGACCCCAAG ATAACTATGGCTATTGCAAGGGAGGTAGCAGCTGTGACTCGTCTTGGCATTGAG GTTGCAATAGTAGTTGGCGGGGGTAACATCTTCCGTGGATCATCTTGGGCTGGATGCAGTGGCCTAGACCGGTCATCTGCTGATTATATTGG AATGTTGGCAACTGTCATGAATGCTATATTTCTTCAAGCCACAATGGAAAGTATTGGCATTCCTACTCGAGTGCAGACAGCATTTCGCATGTCTGAGGTTGCAGAACCATATATACGAAGAAGGGCTGTGAGGCATTTGGAAAAAGGAAGGGTTGTCATTTTTGCTGCTGGAACTGGAAATCCATTCTTTACCACAGACACTGCTGCTGCACTCAGATGTGCAGAAA TTAATGCAGAGGTTGTACTCAAAGCAACAAATGTCGATGGAGTGTATGATGATGACCCAAGGCGTAACCCACAAGCACGCCTTCTTGACACACTTACTTATCAAGAGGTTACTTCCAAAGATCTCTCAGTCATGGACATGACTGCCATAACGCTGTGCCAGGAAAACAATATTCCTG TTGTTGTATTCAATCTAAACAAACCAGGTAACATTGAGAAAGCCATCAAAGGTGAGAGGGTTGGCACTCTGATTGGGCCAACATGGAATTCTACCATTCCGAGAACGTGA
- the LOC130967862 gene encoding protein MKS1, with translation MNLPEFSSGETSSPSSRRELPIQGPRPPPLRVSKESHKISKPPRPPQPAAANQPLPPPPDAAAQHREPVIIYSVSPKVLHVTVSDFMNVVQRLTGPNSSSAGEEPLPRSGDISPAARLASIEKTSPSEKERVHAGDEDMSWLLEGVEVEMGQFPSILSPAPGTLPPISSGFFSPASDPQTGSFFHELNPFWPANNFVASPSGLLSVLSPLPSPDLFSIFD, from the coding sequence ATGAACCTGCCGGAATTCTCCTCCGGCGAAACCTCATCGCCCTCTTCCAGGCGAGAGCTTCCGATCCAAGGTCCACGCCCACCGCCCCTCAGAGTCAGCAAGGAGTCCCACAAGATCAGCAAGCCGCCGCGTCCGCCTCAGCCTGCCGCCGCAAACCAACCACTGCCGCCGCCTCCTGACGCTGCCGCCCAGCACCGCGAACCGGTTATCATCTACTCCGTTTCTCCCAAAGTCCTCCATGTCACGGTCAGCGATTTCATGAACGTCGTACAGCGCCTCACCGGACCTAATTCCTCCTCTGCCGGCGAAGAACCGCTTCCCAGATCCGGTGACATATCGCCGGCAGCAAGGCTGGCGTCGATCGAGAAGACGAGCCCGTCGGAGAAGGAAAGAGTTCACGCCGGAGACGAGGACATGAGTTGGCTGTTGGAAGGCGTAGAAGTAGAGATGGGTCAATTCCCCAGTATATTATCGCCGGCACCGGGGACTTTGCCGCCGATATCTTCGGGGTTCTTTTCTCCGGCGAGTGACCCCCAAACGGGGTCGTTTTTTCACGAACTGAACCCGTTTTGGCCAGCGAACAACTTCGTGGCGAGTCCGTCGGGTTTACTTTCTGTGTTGTCTCCGCTGCCGTCGCCAGACCTATTCAGCATCTTCGACTGA